A region from the Thermincola ferriacetica genome encodes:
- the pth gene encoding aminoacyl-tRNA hydrolase → MKLIVGLGNPGKEYEFTRHNIGFLVLEQLAEKWGIAVNKNRFKSLFGEGIFQEDKIVLLKPQTFMNLSGQAVLDAVRFYKLESTDILVIYDDMDLPTGRLRLRKSGGAGGHRGMESIIYLLNTENFPRLRIGIGKPGPDKDAVQHVLGRFGEEERERVVAAVSKAVAAVELVLKEGVEKAMNTVNRN, encoded by the coding sequence TTGAAACTTATAGTAGGGTTGGGAAATCCGGGGAAAGAATATGAGTTTACAAGGCATAACATAGGTTTTTTGGTGCTGGAGCAGTTAGCCGAAAAGTGGGGAATAGCAGTAAACAAAAATAGGTTTAAATCCCTTTTCGGCGAAGGGATTTTTCAGGAAGACAAGATTGTCCTGCTGAAACCCCAGACCTTCATGAATTTAAGCGGCCAGGCGGTTTTGGATGCGGTTCGGTTTTATAAGCTGGAATCCACTGACATCCTGGTAATTTACGATGATATGGACCTTCCCACCGGTCGCCTTCGTTTGCGGAAGAGCGGTGGCGCTGGAGGACATAGGGGAATGGAGTCCATTATTTACCTGCTAAACACTGAAAATTTTCCTCGTTTGCGAATAGGCATAGGAAAACCCGGACCGGATAAAGATGCGGTCCAGCATGTGTTGGGAAGGTTTGGTGAAGAAGAGCGGGAAAGGGTGGTTGCAGCCGTTTCCAAAGCGGTGGCGGCCGTAGAACTGGTTTTGAAAGAAGGCGTGGAAAAAGCAATGAACACAGTTAACAGAAACTAA
- a CDS encoding 50S ribosomal protein L25/general stress protein Ctc, with protein MVEVKLRVQPRPNKTRSYKHWLRNHGKIPAVIYGKDLPNKLVEVDVRNLESILRNGAGKNAIINLTVEEAKPHKLTVMIKDLQRDPVKGDLMHVDLQKISLTDKIHTTVPIHLTGEAEGIKKGGILQSGLRELEIECVPANIPDHISVDISGLDIGDSLTVADIAGQDGFTVKNDPATVIVSIVSPRRAEAIEDKAVEPAKTEPANGEAGNGDKKEE; from the coding sequence ATGGTAGAAGTAAAACTGAGGGTCCAACCAAGGCCAAATAAAACCAGAAGTTATAAACATTGGCTTAGAAATCACGGGAAAATTCCAGCCGTCATTTACGGTAAAGATTTGCCTAACAAATTAGTTGAAGTTGATGTGCGGAACCTGGAGAGCATTTTGCGGAACGGCGCCGGAAAGAATGCAATTATTAATTTAACGGTTGAAGAAGCAAAGCCCCACAAACTGACTGTAATGATCAAAGACTTGCAGCGTGACCCTGTAAAGGGCGATTTAATGCATGTAGATTTGCAGAAGATTTCGCTCACTGACAAGATACATACCACTGTGCCTATTCATTTAACCGGTGAAGCGGAAGGGATTAAAAAAGGCGGAATTTTACAGTCCGGTTTGCGGGAACTCGAAATAGAATGTGTACCGGCAAACATACCGGACCATATCAGTGTAGATATATCTGGCCTGGATATCGGCGATAGCCTGACAGTAGCTGATATTGCCGGGCAGGATGGATTTACGGTTAAGAATGACCCGGCTACAGTTATTGTTAGTATAGTGTCTCCACGCCGGGCAGAAGCTATAGAAGATAAAGCGGTGGAACCTGCTAAAACCGAACCGGCCAATGGGGAAGCAGGGAATGGAGATAAAAAAGAGGAATAA